From Kangiella sp. TOML190, one genomic window encodes:
- a CDS encoding metalloregulator ArsR/SmtB family transcription factor, which produces MPLEILFKCLAEQTRLKCIILLLQHDELCVCDLTEMLQLSQPKISRHLATLRLNGLVQTQRKEQWIYYRLSDHLSSGTKAILKSIQANYDFTKDKQKLECC; this is translated from the coding sequence ATGCCTTTAGAGATCCTTTTTAAATGTCTAGCAGAGCAAACTCGACTCAAGTGCATCATCTTGTTACTACAACATGACGAGCTTTGTGTTTGTGATCTAACCGAAATGCTACAGCTATCTCAGCCTAAAATTAGTCGCCATTTAGCGACGCTAAGGCTCAACGGCTTGGTACAAACTCAACGCAAAGAGCAGTGGATTTATTATCGACTTAGCGACCATTTAAGCTCCGGCACCAAGGCGATTTTAAAGTCTATCCAAGCCAATTACGACTTCACTAAAGATAAGCAAAAACTCGAGTGTTGCTAA
- the gmk gene encoding guanylate kinase, which produces MQQPANTTNQAQAVGTLYVVSAPSGAGKTSLLKAVLAQMPELKLSVSTTTRAQRPGEEDGVDYNFVALEKFQAMLEQDAFLEHAQVFGNYYGTSRWWLEEQLAQGQDVILEIDWQGAEQVRHLMPACRSIFILPPSKTALQERLNHRGQDSEAVIASRMQAARNEMQQYASYDFLIINDDFDTAKNELAAIFVAERQRVQQQELRYRELINELLSGE; this is translated from the coding sequence TTGCAGCAACCAGCCAATACAACCAATCAAGCTCAAGCCGTAGGCACTTTGTACGTGGTATCAGCGCCATCGGGCGCGGGTAAAACCAGCCTGTTAAAAGCGGTTTTGGCGCAAATGCCGGAGCTGAAATTATCGGTGTCCACCACCACCCGAGCGCAGCGACCGGGTGAAGAAGATGGTGTTGATTATAATTTTGTTGCGCTGGAAAAGTTCCAAGCGATGCTCGAGCAAGATGCATTTTTAGAGCACGCGCAAGTATTTGGCAACTACTATGGCACCAGCCGCTGGTGGCTCGAAGAGCAGTTAGCGCAAGGCCAAGACGTGATCCTGGAAATTGATTGGCAGGGTGCCGAACAAGTGCGTCATTTGATGCCCGCATGTCGTAGCATTTTTATTTTGCCGCCATCCAAAACGGCACTACAGGAGCGACTAAATCATCGCGGACAAGATAGTGAAGCGGTGATCGCTTCGCGAATGCAAGCGGCGCGGAATGAGATGCAGCAGTATGCCAGTTATGATTTTTTGATCATTAATGATGATTTTGATACTGCAAAAAATGAATTAGCGGCAATTTTTGTGGCGGAACGACAAAGGGTTCAACAGCAAGAGTTGCGATACAGAGAACTGATTAACGAATTGTTAAGTGGCGAATAA
- a CDS encoding CDP-glycerol glycerophosphotransferase family protein: MDLNQSTQGKRYLFFITQNYSYAILRPLQSEILLRGGEVAWFLMGEQVSAHYLRANETQLKQVSQVKAWQPDACFAPGNVLPNFFPGKKIALFHGFNVTKRVQKNGLSTHFKIRGCFDLYCTQGPNTTKTFQQLANEHGYFKVQETGWSAMDPLFKPSKDNPYLAEQDPRPTLLVCSTFSHRLSLAPRLYQQIKDYSQSGKWRILVQFHPKMAKEIVSQYQELQNDNLTFVETDNVIPLLQAADVMLCDTSSVLLMFLLQRKPVVTFRNQDPQPHLLNITKADKVEAAIEQALTRPAELMKKIEDYCQELHPYQDGLSSQRVLAATNQLIGADNTELKSKPLNLMRELKIRKKLGYWGW, translated from the coding sequence ATGGATTTAAATCAATCGACTCAAGGTAAAAGATACCTCTTCTTTATTACCCAGAATTACTCTTATGCCATATTGCGGCCACTACAAAGTGAGATCTTATTGCGTGGCGGAGAAGTAGCATGGTTTTTGATGGGTGAACAAGTATCCGCACATTATCTAAGAGCCAATGAAACTCAGTTAAAACAGGTGTCTCAGGTCAAAGCTTGGCAGCCCGACGCCTGCTTCGCACCTGGCAATGTACTTCCTAATTTTTTCCCTGGAAAGAAAATCGCACTTTTTCATGGCTTTAACGTTACCAAACGAGTGCAAAAAAATGGCCTTTCTACCCATTTTAAAATAAGAGGCTGTTTTGATCTTTACTGCACCCAAGGCCCCAACACCACCAAAACCTTCCAGCAACTCGCTAATGAGCATGGCTACTTTAAAGTGCAAGAAACTGGCTGGAGCGCAATGGATCCTTTATTTAAACCCAGCAAAGATAATCCTTACTTAGCTGAGCAAGATCCTCGCCCAACGCTGCTAGTCTGTTCTACTTTTTCGCATCGGTTAAGCTTGGCACCGCGCTTATATCAACAGATAAAAGATTATAGCCAGTCGGGAAAATGGCGAATTTTGGTTCAATTTCACCCCAAGATGGCAAAAGAGATTGTCAGCCAATATCAAGAATTACAAAATGATAACTTAACTTTTGTGGAAACCGATAACGTCATTCCTTTATTGCAAGCAGCTGACGTGATGTTATGCGATACCTCGTCGGTGTTGCTGATGTTTTTGCTCCAGCGAAAACCTGTAGTGACCTTCCGTAATCAAGATCCACAGCCTCATTTACTGAATATTACCAAAGCAGATAAAGTTGAGGCGGCCATTGAGCAAGCTTTAACTCGGCCAGCCGAATTGATGAAAAAAATTGAAGACTACTGCCAAGAGTTACACCCTTATCAAGATGGTCTTTCAAGTCAGCGAGTATTAGCAGCAACCAATCAGCTGATAGGTGCTGATAATACTGAACTCAAATCCAAGCCATTAAACTTGATGCGCGAACTCAAAATACGAAAAAAACTAGGCTATTGGGGATGGTGA
- a CDS encoding arsenate reductase ArsC, with product MKTSILFLCTGNSCRSQMAEGWGRALKAEEYDFYSAGIEKHGQNPNAILVMTEAGVDISQQQSQTLDELPIQEFDYVITVCGHADEHCPYFPAKTKIIHHGFEDPPRMAQAFENQQEQLDCYRKVRDQIKIFVKDIKNYLG from the coding sequence ATGAAAACCTCAATTTTATTTCTCTGTACTGGAAATTCTTGCCGTAGCCAAATGGCTGAGGGTTGGGGCAGAGCCTTAAAAGCTGAAGAGTATGATTTTTATTCGGCTGGAATAGAAAAGCACGGGCAAAACCCTAACGCTATCTTAGTGATGACAGAAGCTGGGGTTGATATTTCTCAGCAGCAATCTCAAACCCTTGATGAACTTCCGATTCAAGAATTTGACTATGTGATTACCGTTTGCGGTCATGCTGATGAACACTGCCCTTACTTCCCAGCAAAAACCAAAATTATTCATCATGGTTTTGAGGATCCGCCGAGGATGGCTCAAGCTTTTGAAAACCAGCAAGAACAATTGGATTGTTATCGTAAGGTTAGGGATCAAATAAAAATTTTCGTTAAGGATATCAAAAACTACTTAGGGTAA
- a CDS encoding LysR substrate-binding domain-containing protein produces the protein MPRKQRPPIHLLEVFEAAARLESFKLAGEELHISASAVSHQIKNLEQILEIQLFKRITRGVKVTRAGREYAFALNSAFRKIDEASKQFLKQQQQTRVKISIMPSLANNLIHPNLSQFKQQHPDIALEIDSCEELSDLNDDEIDFAIRYGFGDWPSYQSQLLRRCHGVIVASPEFLEAHPITQPEDLQQLPLICLNQVENAWYALAKSLKIKNFSIQHPLNYHSYGAGIQAAQQDLGLATAIYELEKNLIDKQKLVPVLGYKSELNSGIYLVRTASKPLSAASKQVLQWLKMQIASL, from the coding sequence ATGCCAAGGAAACAACGTCCGCCCATTCATTTACTAGAAGTCTTTGAGGCAGCCGCTCGACTTGAAAGCTTCAAGCTAGCTGGCGAGGAATTACACATCAGTGCGTCGGCCGTTAGCCACCAAATTAAAAACCTAGAGCAGATTTTAGAGATACAACTATTCAAGCGAATTACCCGCGGGGTTAAAGTTACTAGGGCTGGGCGCGAGTACGCATTTGCTTTAAACAGTGCTTTTAGAAAGATCGATGAAGCCTCTAAACAATTTCTTAAACAACAGCAACAAACTCGAGTCAAAATCAGCATTATGCCGTCGCTGGCCAATAACTTGATCCATCCCAACTTGTCTCAGTTTAAGCAGCAACACCCCGACATAGCGCTTGAGATTGACTCTTGTGAAGAGCTTTCCGATCTTAATGATGATGAGATTGATTTTGCCATTCGTTATGGTTTTGGCGATTGGCCATCCTACCAATCGCAACTATTGCGCCGCTGTCATGGGGTTATTGTCGCCAGTCCAGAATTTCTTGAAGCGCATCCCATAACTCAGCCAGAAGATCTACAGCAGCTACCTTTGATCTGCCTTAATCAAGTGGAAAATGCTTGGTACGCTTTGGCAAAATCGTTAAAAATCAAAAACTTCAGTATCCAACATCCGCTTAATTACCACTCCTATGGGGCTGGCATTCAAGCTGCACAACAAGATCTCGGCTTAGCCACTGCAATTTATGAGCTGGAAAAAAACCTGATCGACAAACAGAAATTAGTTCCCGTTCTGGGTTATAAATCCGAATTAAATTCCGGAATATATTTAGTTCGCACAGCCAGCAAACCGCTATCCGCCGCCAGTAAACAAGTCTTGCAATGGCTAAAAATGCAAATAGCCTCGCTCTAG
- a CDS encoding YicC/YloC family endoribonuclease — MVKSMTAFARQQLAADWGTLTWEIKSVNQRFLEPNFRMPETFRHLEFELRNQLRKQLSRGKLECSLRIEYNNAAAANMKLDQDLAQQLLTMHQELQVLAQENQPPNLMQIMRWPNILQQEEADTDQMEADVRALFEKAIAQLIEVRGREGQDLARMIEERLGGIEQEVAKVAARMPEVMAWQKDKLQSRFAEAQLELDSERVEQEMLMLAQKLDVAEELDRLTTHVKECKRLVTKGGAIGRRLDFLMQEFNREANTLGSKSIHSDITASAVEMKVLIEQMREQVQNME, encoded by the coding sequence ATGGTTAAAAGCATGACCGCTTTCGCCCGTCAGCAGTTAGCAGCTGATTGGGGCACCCTAACTTGGGAAATAAAATCCGTTAATCAACGGTTTTTAGAGCCGAATTTTCGGATGCCGGAAACTTTCCGCCATTTAGAATTTGAGCTAAGAAATCAGCTTCGTAAGCAACTAAGCCGTGGTAAGTTAGAGTGCAGTTTGCGCATCGAATATAACAATGCCGCTGCTGCCAATATGAAGTTGGATCAAGACTTGGCGCAACAGTTATTGACTATGCACCAAGAGTTGCAAGTGTTGGCGCAAGAAAATCAGCCGCCGAACCTGATGCAAATTATGCGCTGGCCAAATATTTTGCAGCAAGAAGAAGCTGATACGGATCAGATGGAAGCGGATGTCAGGGCTTTATTTGAAAAAGCGATAGCGCAGCTGATCGAGGTTCGCGGGCGTGAAGGCCAAGATCTAGCGCGTATGATTGAAGAGCGCTTAGGCGGTATCGAACAAGAAGTAGCCAAGGTTGCGGCAAGAATGCCGGAAGTGATGGCGTGGCAGAAAGACAAGTTGCAAAGTCGCTTTGCCGAAGCACAGCTTGAATTGGACTCTGAACGAGTCGAGCAAGAAATGCTGATGTTGGCGCAAAAGCTTGACGTTGCCGAAGAGTTAGATAGGCTGACCACTCATGTTAAAGAGTGCAAGCGTTTGGTGACAAAAGGTGGTGCCATTGGTCGCCGTTTGGATTTTCTGATGCAAGAATTTAATCGCGAAGCCAATACCTTAGGCTCCAAATCGATCCATTCGGATATTACTGCCAGCGCGGTCGAGATGAAGGTGTTGATCGAGCAGATGCGCGAACAAGTACAAAATATGGAATAA
- a CDS encoding ArsI/CadI family heavy metal resistance metalloenzyme encodes MKRLHIHISVSDLQKSSEFYSQLFAQKPSVEKDDYVKWLLNDPRLNFAISNRSTKLGLDHLGIQAENDEELSEIKSAIELSQASLKEELGTSCCYSNSDKYWTLDPDGNAWEAFHSLSEIPTYGLEQSDSGKQACCAPNEQTSNKHTEAACC; translated from the coding sequence ATGAAACGATTACATATCCATATCAGTGTTAGTGATTTGCAAAAAAGTAGCGAATTTTATAGTCAGCTTTTTGCACAAAAACCCAGTGTTGAAAAAGATGATTATGTGAAATGGCTACTCAATGATCCGCGACTTAACTTTGCCATTTCGAATCGCTCGACTAAGTTAGGACTCGATCACCTTGGGATCCAAGCAGAAAATGACGAAGAGCTTAGTGAAATAAAAAGCGCCATCGAACTGTCACAGGCTTCGCTAAAAGAAGAGCTTGGGACTAGCTGCTGCTACAGTAATTCGGATAAATACTGGACTTTAGATCCCGATGGCAATGCTTGGGAAGCTTTCCATAGTTTATCGGAAATTCCAACTTATGGCTTGGAGCAAAGCGATAGCGGCAAACAGGCTTGTTGTGCGCCAAACGAGCAAACATCCAACAAGCACACAGAGGCGGCCTGCTGCTGA
- the rpoZ gene encoding DNA-directed RNA polymerase subunit omega, which translates to MARVTVQDAVEKVGNRFDLIMLAAKRARQIATGGHDPKVEWDNDKPTVVALREIEDGLTDKLTVEADERMAKAEQENGPVLF; encoded by the coding sequence ATGGCTCGAGTAACAGTACAAGACGCGGTAGAAAAAGTTGGAAACCGTTTTGATTTAATTATGTTGGCGGCGAAGCGTGCGCGCCAAATCGCCACCGGCGGCCACGATCCGAAAGTTGAATGGGATAATGACAAGCCGACAGTGGTTGCGTTACGTGAAATTGAAGACGGTTTAACGGATAAACTAACCGTTGAAGCTGATGAGCGTATGGCAAAGGCTGAACAAGAAAATGGTCCAGTGTTATTCTAA
- the spoT gene encoding bifunctional GTP diphosphokinase/guanosine-3',5'-bis pyrophosphate 3'-pyrophosphohydrolase, with translation MVYFAGLKEVVDSYLEPAQVDDIGRAYEVAEAAHEGQMRSSGDPYITHPVAAARILAELRLDHQTIMAALMHDVIEDTEVTKQDLADQFGDQVAELVEGVSKLTQINFRSKEEAQAENFRKMMMAMVQDIRVILIKLADRLHNMQTLGSLRPDKRRRIARETLEIYAPIANRLGIYKLKEQLELLGFANMHPLRYKILQASVTKARGHRKAVIEKIQEQITKRLKEAHIKGMVLGREKSVYSIYRKMRDKVGTFNEVMDIYAFRVITDSEDSCYRILGQVHNIFKPLPGRFKDYIAIPKANGYQSLHSILQSKQQVRIEVQIRTELMDQMAEHGVAAHWLYKTGNSHPAEHKAREWLQSLIELQQNADNSLEFIENVKIDLFPDEVYVFTPKGKIIQLPKGATPVDFAYAIHTDVGNTCIACKIDKQFAPLSTKLTNGMTIEVVTALGSKPNPAWLSFAMSGKARANIRSFVKNMRRDEAVNLGYRLLEQSLAKNLDSFEVEHLEQVAKTINYDSFEDLLAAVGLGRIASVLVAHRLNMDDPQEATPDLGSVSSQPSEPIAIKGTEGLVVKYAKCCNPIPFDPILAYVSAGKGFTVHRQTCPNVKRAHKQNDRYVPIEWSPDVVGEFTCGLEIEVFNGRGVLAQITSIISNQEINIVNVKIDELDGDINILNFEVRLKDRAQLASIIKKLRVVPFVNKVQRHS, from the coding sequence ATGGTATATTTCGCTGGATTAAAAGAAGTTGTTGACAGCTACCTAGAGCCTGCTCAAGTTGATGATATTGGGCGAGCCTACGAGGTTGCGGAAGCCGCGCATGAAGGGCAAATGCGTTCCAGTGGCGATCCTTATATCACCCATCCAGTAGCAGCGGCTCGAATCTTGGCCGAATTGCGGCTTGATCACCAAACCATCATGGCGGCTTTGATGCACGATGTGATCGAAGATACCGAAGTGACTAAACAAGATCTGGCCGATCAGTTTGGCGATCAGGTAGCCGAATTAGTCGAAGGTGTAAGCAAGCTTACCCAAATTAATTTCCGTTCAAAAGAAGAGGCGCAAGCGGAGAATTTCCGCAAAATGATGATGGCAATGGTGCAGGACATTCGAGTGATCCTGATCAAGCTTGCCGACCGCTTGCACAATATGCAAACGCTGGGATCGCTGCGTCCAGACAAGCGACGGCGAATAGCACGTGAGACCTTAGAAATTTATGCGCCAATTGCCAATCGGCTGGGGATCTACAAATTAAAAGAGCAGCTCGAGTTATTGGGTTTTGCCAATATGCATCCGCTGCGCTATAAAATTTTACAAGCATCGGTAACAAAAGCTCGAGGCCACCGCAAAGCTGTTATAGAGAAGATCCAAGAACAAATTACTAAACGACTAAAAGAAGCGCATATCAAAGGTATGGTCTTGGGTCGCGAAAAAAGTGTCTACAGCATCTATCGCAAAATGCGCGATAAAGTTGGTACTTTTAATGAAGTGATGGACATTTACGCCTTTCGAGTGATTACTGACAGTGAAGATTCTTGTTATCGAATTTTGGGTCAAGTGCATAATATTTTTAAACCATTGCCAGGACGCTTCAAAGACTATATCGCCATTCCAAAAGCCAACGGCTACCAATCGCTTCACTCCATCTTACAATCTAAACAGCAAGTTCGAATCGAAGTACAAATTCGCACCGAGTTAATGGATCAAATGGCGGAGCATGGAGTCGCGGCTCATTGGTTGTATAAAACCGGAAATTCGCATCCAGCTGAACATAAGGCGCGTGAATGGCTACAAAGTTTGATTGAACTGCAACAAAACGCAGACAACTCCTTGGAGTTTATCGAAAACGTTAAGATTGATCTTTTCCCGGATGAGGTTTATGTATTCACGCCGAAAGGGAAAATTATTCAGTTACCTAAAGGTGCAACGCCAGTGGATTTTGCCTATGCAATTCATACGGATGTTGGTAATACTTGTATTGCCTGCAAAATTGATAAGCAGTTTGCACCGCTGAGTACTAAGTTAACCAACGGTATGACCATAGAGGTGGTAACAGCGCTCGGCTCCAAGCCCAATCCTGCGTGGCTGAGTTTTGCTATGAGCGGCAAGGCGCGGGCAAACATTCGTAGCTTCGTTAAAAATATGCGTCGTGATGAAGCGGTGAATTTAGGGTATCGACTACTCGAGCAATCGCTTGCTAAAAACCTAGATAGCTTTGAGGTAGAACATTTAGAGCAAGTGGCAAAAACCATAAATTATGACAGTTTTGAAGATCTGCTGGCGGCTGTGGGCTTAGGACGAATTGCTTCAGTGTTAGTCGCTCATCGCTTGAATATGGATGATCCTCAAGAAGCGACGCCGGATTTAGGTTCAGTCTCTTCACAGCCCTCCGAGCCCATTGCGATTAAGGGCACAGAAGGTTTGGTCGTGAAGTATGCTAAGTGCTGTAACCCGATCCCTTTTGATCCAATTTTAGCTTACGTTAGCGCCGGTAAGGGTTTTACCGTGCATCGCCAAACGTGTCCTAATGTTAAGCGGGCGCACAAGCAAAATGATCGCTATGTGCCGATCGAGTGGTCGCCCGATGTGGTCGGTGAATTCACTTGCGGTTTGGAGATTGAAGTTTTTAATGGTCGCGGCGTGTTGGCCCAAATTACCAGCATTATTTCTAATCAAGAGATTAATATTGTTAACGTCAAAATTGATGAGTTGGATGGTGATATTAATATTTTGAATTTTGAAGTACGACTTAAGGATCGCGCTCAACTGGCATCCATTATCAAAAAATTGCGCGTAGTTCCTTTTGTCAATAAAGTACAGCGCCATTCTTAA
- a CDS encoding RidA family protein: protein MKKIIHTDKAPAAIGTYSQAVQAGDSLYLSGQIPLIPETMELVEDFEAQVHQVFKNLTAVCEAANASLNDIVKLNIFMLDLANFATVNEIMAQYFKQPYPARAAIGVKELPKGAQIEMDGVAFLGSSI from the coding sequence ATGAAAAAAATAATCCATACCGATAAAGCTCCTGCTGCTATTGGCACTTACTCGCAAGCAGTTCAAGCAGGCGATAGTCTTTACTTGTCAGGGCAAATTCCGTTAATTCCTGAAACGATGGAGTTAGTAGAGGATTTTGAAGCGCAAGTTCATCAGGTGTTTAAAAACTTAACGGCGGTTTGCGAGGCTGCCAATGCCAGCCTTAACGATATCGTTAAGTTGAATATTTTTATGTTGGACCTAGCTAACTTTGCAACTGTTAATGAGATTATGGCTCAATACTTCAAGCAGCCATACCCAGCCCGAGCAGCGATTGGAGTCAAAGAATTGCCTAAAGGAGCTCAGATTGAAATGGATGGCGTGGCTTTTTTGGGTAGCTCTATTTAG
- a CDS encoding symmetrical bis(5'-nucleosyl)-tetraphosphatase — protein sequence MAKRKFMATYAIGDIQGCYHELRLLLKKIQFNPNCDQLWLAGDLICRGPKSLEVLEFLYDIQDACIVVLGNHDLHLLATYELGGRFNKKEKLSKLLASNRCDQLLAWLTTQPMAHYDRDLGFLMTHAGVPPGWDLEQTLASAYELEEALQKPKQRIKFFSKMYGNSPRNWSENLKKTKRLRFTTNALTRMRFCHLDGSLDFSHKGAPSKRYKKYQPWYAFHKELLQETGLVFGHWAALNGKVKIPNLHALDTGCVWGNKLTALRLEDKKKFHVKALKKWA from the coding sequence ATGGCGAAAAGGAAGTTTATGGCGACCTATGCGATAGGCGATATTCAAGGCTGTTATCACGAGTTACGATTACTGCTAAAGAAAATACAATTTAATCCCAATTGCGACCAATTATGGCTGGCCGGCGATCTGATCTGTCGTGGCCCTAAGTCATTAGAAGTATTAGAGTTTTTGTACGACATCCAAGACGCTTGTATCGTGGTATTAGGCAATCATGATCTGCATTTATTGGCGACTTATGAGCTGGGTGGGCGTTTTAATAAAAAAGAAAAACTAAGCAAATTGCTCGCCTCGAATCGCTGCGATCAGCTGTTGGCTTGGCTCACTACTCAACCAATGGCGCACTACGATCGGGATTTGGGTTTTTTAATGACTCATGCTGGTGTGCCGCCTGGTTGGGATCTGGAACAAACCTTAGCAAGCGCCTACGAGTTAGAAGAAGCGCTACAAAAGCCAAAACAAAGGATCAAATTTTTTAGCAAGATGTATGGCAATAGTCCTCGAAATTGGTCCGAAAATCTTAAAAAAACCAAACGCTTACGCTTTACTACCAATGCTTTGACACGAATGCGATTTTGTCATCTTGACGGTAGTTTGGACTTTTCGCATAAAGGCGCGCCCAGCAAGCGCTATAAAAAATACCAACCTTGGTACGCTTTCCACAAGGAATTACTGCAAGAAACCGGCCTAGTGTTTGGCCATTGGGCAGCACTTAATGGCAAAGTTAAGATCCCCAATCTGCATGCGCTCGATACGGGCTGCGTTTGGGGCAACAAACTGACCGCTTTAAGATTAGAAGATAAAAAGAAATTTCACGTAAAAGCACTTAAAAAATGGGCTTAA
- a CDS encoding peptidylprolyl isomerase has translation MKIDKNCVVELDYKLMDLNNQIWESSDEGGPWVYLHGHGELMPALEQALIGKGIGQKLKLQMQPEEAYGQYEADLCTQVPREAFAEVQNLTEGMRLAAENQDGVHAVTVKKITDETVTIDANHPLAGQAVKVEVKILAVRAASDEEIAHGHVHQQGTCGH, from the coding sequence ATGAAAATTGATAAAAACTGTGTGGTCGAACTCGACTACAAATTAATGGATCTCAATAACCAAATCTGGGAGTCTTCGGATGAGGGCGGCCCTTGGGTATATTTACATGGGCATGGCGAGTTAATGCCAGCCCTAGAACAAGCCCTGATTGGCAAGGGGATTGGGCAAAAACTCAAACTACAGATGCAGCCTGAAGAAGCTTATGGACAGTATGAAGCGGATCTTTGTACCCAAGTGCCGCGCGAGGCTTTCGCCGAAGTACAAAACCTGACCGAAGGAATGCGGCTAGCGGCTGAAAACCAAGATGGCGTGCATGCAGTAACGGTAAAAAAAATTACCGATGAAACGGTGACCATTGATGCCAATCATCCCTTAGCAGGCCAAGCGGTCAAGGTCGAAGTTAAGATTCTTGCTGTGCGCGCCGCCAGTGATGAAGAAATCGCTCACGGTCATGTCCACCAACAAGGAACTTGTGGTCATTAA
- the apaG gene encoding Co2+/Mg2+ efflux protein ApaG, translated as MNEYQFQIKVATKYLADQSEPDNERYAFAYTIRITNSGDSGAKLNARHWLITDANGEVTEVKGQGVVGEQPFIEPGKSYEYSSGAVLTTPMGSMHGSYKMEGEDGDEFEAPIPAFSLSIPGLLH; from the coding sequence ATGAATGAATATCAATTTCAAATAAAAGTGGCGACTAAATATCTTGCAGATCAATCCGAGCCTGACAATGAACGCTATGCTTTCGCATATACCATTCGTATCACAAACTCCGGTGATAGCGGCGCTAAACTTAATGCGCGCCATTGGTTGATCACCGATGCCAACGGTGAAGTGACCGAGGTCAAAGGCCAAGGCGTGGTCGGCGAACAGCCGTTTATTGAGCCTGGCAAAAGCTACGAATATTCCAGTGGCGCTGTGTTAACCACGCCGATGGGCAGTATGCACGGCAGCTATAAAATGGAAGGCGAAGATGGTGATGAATTCGAAGCGCCAATTCCGGCTTTCAGCCTGAGTATTCCTGGCCTGTTGCATTAG
- a CDS encoding SDR family oxidoreductase, whose translation MSKTVLVTGASSGFGLATAKEFAAKGYKVIAAARRKDRLQLLQTEFPQQIFVLPLDVTSETQIDQMLGALPEDFTQVDILINNAGLALGLSPAHEAELEDWHQMVDTNIKGLYLMTRKLLPQMVERQSGHIINIGSIAGNYAYPGGNAYGATKAFVKQFSRNLRADLLGTNVRVTNIEPGLAETEFSLVRFHGDKDKADKVYQNTQALTAEDIANAVLWAAQQPAHVNINSIELMPTSQAWAALAIDKVQG comes from the coding sequence ATGTCAAAAACCGTTTTGGTGACTGGAGCCAGTTCTGGCTTTGGTTTAGCTACCGCCAAAGAATTCGCCGCCAAAGGCTACAAAGTTATTGCTGCCGCCCGCCGCAAAGACCGTTTACAACTGTTGCAGACGGAATTTCCGCAGCAGATCTTTGTGTTGCCGCTGGACGTGACTTCAGAGACGCAGATTGATCAAATGCTAGGCGCTTTGCCTGAAGATTTCACTCAAGTTGATATTTTAATTAACAATGCGGGGCTAGCTTTGGGTTTATCGCCAGCGCATGAAGCGGAGCTTGAGGACTGGCATCAGATGGTGGACACCAATATCAAAGGCTTATACCTGATGACCCGCAAGCTATTACCGCAAATGGTCGAACGCCAATCGGGGCACATCATCAATATCGGCTCGATCGCCGGAAACTACGCCTATCCGGGCGGCAATGCTTACGGCGCTACCAAGGCCTTTGTGAAGCAATTTAGTCGTAATTTGCGAGCGGATTTATTAGGAACTAACGTACGCGTTACCAATATCGAACCCGGTTTAGCTGAAACAGAATTTTCCTTAGTTCGCTTTCATGGCGACAAGGATAAAGCTGACAAGGTTTACCAGAACACGCAAGCCCTGACCGCCGAGGATATTGCCAATGCGGTGCTCTGGGCTGCCCAGCAACCAGCTCATGTTAATATCAACTCCATTGAACTGATGCCCACCAGTCAAGCTTGGGCTGCATTAGCAATCGATAAGGTTCAAGGTTAG
- a CDS encoding MAPEG family protein, producing the protein MTVLYPLLAMVALTIVVACLMYFRRINYMKSHRIHPQKVANREQAKELLKDNRASDNYLNLFEMPVLFYVAGFVILFANQGTKLLIALLWAYVAFRVAHSLIHCTYNIVMHRFGAFMLSAITLLAIWLILIVQILFGISL; encoded by the coding sequence ATGACCGTTTTATATCCGCTGCTAGCCATGGTCGCTTTGACCATTGTAGTTGCTTGTTTGATGTATTTTAGACGCATTAACTACATGAAATCTCATCGCATTCATCCGCAAAAAGTCGCCAATCGCGAGCAAGCTAAAGAGCTGTTAAAAGATAATCGCGCCTCGGATAACTATCTAAATTTGTTCGAAATGCCCGTTCTATTTTATGTCGCGGGTTTTGTTATCTTGTTCGCTAACCAAGGTACCAAGCTTTTAATTGCGCTGTTATGGGCTTATGTGGCTTTTCGAGTTGCCCACTCGCTTATCCATTGTACTTATAACATCGTGATGCACCGTTTCGGCGCCTTTATGTTGAGCGCTATTACCTTGCTCGCTATCTGGTTAATTCTAATTGTGCAAATTTTGTTTGGAATAAGTCTTTAA